A genomic segment from Nodularia sphaerocarpa UHCC 0038 encodes:
- a CDS encoding nucleotide exchange factor GrpE: MLEQLNYFAFGVILVIAIYLIFSFLFIGENKPHITQPVASPDTEKQIQDLEVQCQRLREELKQQSQELRNDFQAESFTQLQTLLSNYPTVKKMALANPDLPAKNIVSLFTSLDNLISSWGYTSIGETWERVNYHPQLHQADSDDIAEGELVYIRFIGYQDGDKILYPAKVSRSLPGGYNHN; this comes from the coding sequence ATGTTAGAACAATTGAATTATTTCGCTTTTGGTGTAATTCTGGTAATAGCTATTTATCTGATTTTCTCGTTTTTGTTTATAGGAGAAAATAAACCTCATATCACTCAACCTGTAGCTTCTCCAGACACAGAGAAACAAATCCAAGATTTAGAAGTTCAATGTCAGCGACTGCGAGAGGAATTAAAACAACAATCTCAAGAATTACGCAATGATTTTCAAGCTGAAAGTTTTACCCAACTGCAAACTTTACTCAGCAACTATCCGACAGTTAAGAAAATGGCTTTAGCTAATCCTGATTTACCTGCTAAAAATATAGTTTCTCTATTTACGTCTTTAGATAATCTGATTTCTAGCTGGGGTTATACTTCCATTGGGGAAACTTGGGAACGGGTAAATTATCATCCTCAATTACATCAAGCTGATAGTGATGATATTGCAGAAGGTGAATTAGTTTATATTCGTTTTATTGGTTATCAAGATGGTGATAAAATTCTCTATCCAGCTAAGGTCAGTCGCTCTCTTCCTGGTGGATATAATCACAATTAA
- a CDS encoding DUF2997 domain-containing protein, with translation MAEYQKIEYRIGKDGKIVEKVLNVTGSSCVETTKGLEESLGEIESQELLPEYYEGDELITTSENQSLQQW, from the coding sequence ATGGCGGAATATCAAAAGATTGAATATCGCATTGGTAAAGATGGCAAAATTGTAGAAAAGGTTTTAAATGTAACTGGTTCTAGTTGTGTGGAAACCACAAAAGGTTTAGAAGAATCTTTGGGTGAAATAGAATCTCAGGAACTCTTACCGGAATATTATGAAGGAGATGAATTAATTACCACATCTGAAAATCAATCTTTGCAGCAGTGGTGA
- a CDS encoding DUF1257 domain-containing protein — MSHFTTIKVQIKQGEILHQVLQELGYEVEQNTKVRGYSGKSTQAEYVIRQKNGYDLGFRKQGENYELVADFWGAKINQREFVNNISQKYAHKTLMETIQTEGFNIEEEEVLEDGTVRVVVGRWV, encoded by the coding sequence ATGTCTCATTTTACCACAATCAAAGTCCAAATCAAACAAGGAGAAATTTTGCATCAAGTATTGCAAGAATTAGGCTATGAAGTGGAACAAAACACCAAAGTCAGGGGCTACAGTGGTAAAAGCACTCAAGCCGAATATGTTATCCGTCAAAAGAATGGTTATGATTTAGGCTTTCGCAAACAGGGAGAAAATTATGAATTAGTCGCAGATTTTTGGGGTGCAAAAATTAATCAACGGGAGTTTGTGAATAATATTAGTCAAAAATATGCTCATAAAACTTTAATGGAAACCATTCAAACGGAGGGTTTTAACATTGAGGAAGAAGAAGTATTAGAAGATGGTACTGTGCGTGTTGTAGTAGGTAGATGGGTTTAG
- a CDS encoding AAA family ATPase, translating to MNNPHQQLLQQIDLMLRARYPLLYIVGVEEEPIEQVLQQLTQLSQTPRQLLLWDLVTGWDDNGTDKNSVMGALARIAKAPENTTTIFVLRDIHFILKNPDTEKNAPVIRAIKNLTRQLKRTRQTLILTSHILTIPPELQEEITVIDFPLPNIAEIDYLIHQLIVTEKLNLSGLGKEQLIKACQGLSRARIRRVLAAALAAKGQVNESDIDGVLEEKKQAVRQTGILEFYTANESLKNVGGLENLKQWVRMRQDAFTEEARRYGIPNPKGILLVGIQGTGKSLSAKTIAHEWRLPLLRLDVGRLFGGIVGESENRIRQMIQLAEAISPCVLWMDEIDKAFGNINSGVDGDSGTSRRVFGTLITWMQEKTSPVFMVATANNVQILPAELLRKGRFDEIFFLNLPTEKERHDIFKVHLQKFRPSQLREFDLPKLAKNTENFSGAEIQQVIIDGMHRAFGSLVNGNRRDFTTEDILLAISETVPLAAIAKEQIANLKRWAAEAGARTASIDTQLMEELKTYSQQQGLGFLEVD from the coding sequence ATGAATAACCCCCACCAACAACTACTCCAACAAATAGACTTAATGCTTCGCGCCCGCTATCCACTGCTGTATATAGTGGGAGTCGAAGAAGAACCAATAGAACAAGTCCTGCAACAACTGACGCAACTATCCCAGACACCAAGACAACTATTATTATGGGATCTAGTCACCGGTTGGGATGACAACGGAACTGATAAAAATTCAGTCATGGGTGCATTAGCAAGAATAGCCAAAGCACCCGAAAATACCACCACAATATTTGTATTGCGAGACATACATTTTATCCTCAAAAACCCCGACACCGAAAAAAATGCTCCCGTAATTCGCGCCATCAAAAACCTAACACGACAACTCAAACGCACCCGCCAAACCCTCATCCTCACCAGTCATATATTAACCATTCCCCCAGAATTGCAAGAAGAAATTACAGTAATTGATTTTCCCTTACCCAACATTGCAGAAATAGATTATTTAATTCATCAATTAATCGTCACCGAAAAACTCAACTTAAGTGGACTAGGAAAAGAACAACTAATCAAAGCCTGTCAAGGATTAAGTCGCGCCCGCATTCGGCGAGTATTAGCAGCAGCATTAGCCGCCAAAGGACAAGTAAACGAATCAGATATTGATGGAGTATTAGAAGAAAAGAAACAAGCAGTTCGCCAAACAGGAATATTGGAATTTTACACCGCCAACGAATCATTAAAAAATGTCGGCGGATTAGAAAATCTCAAACAGTGGGTGCGAATGCGTCAAGATGCGTTTACCGAAGAAGCGCGACGCTATGGAATACCCAACCCCAAAGGAATACTGCTAGTAGGAATACAAGGAACAGGTAAATCATTATCAGCCAAAACCATCGCCCATGAATGGCGTTTACCACTGTTGCGGTTAGATGTCGGGAGACTATTTGGGGGAATAGTGGGAGAAAGCGAAAATCGCATTCGCCAAATGATTCAACTAGCAGAAGCTATTTCACCCTGTGTATTGTGGATGGATGAAATAGATAAAGCATTTGGGAATATTAATAGTGGTGTAGATGGTGATTCTGGCACATCTCGCCGGGTATTTGGTACATTAATTACTTGGATGCAGGAAAAAACCAGTCCGGTATTTATGGTAGCTACAGCCAATAATGTGCAAATTCTCCCAGCCGAGTTATTAAGAAAAGGGCGATTTGATGAAATATTCTTTTTAAATTTACCCACCGAAAAAGAACGCCATGATATTTTTAAAGTCCACCTGCAAAAGTTCCGTCCTTCCCAACTGCGAGAATTTGATTTACCCAAACTTGCGAAAAACACCGAAAACTTTAGCGGTGCAGAAATTCAGCAAGTAATTATTGATGGAATGCACCGGGCTTTTGGTAGTTTAGTAAATGGAAATCGACGCGATTTTACCACAGAAGATATTTTACTAGCCATATCAGAAACAGTCCCCTTAGCAGCCATAGCCAAAGAGCAAATCGCCAATTTAAAACGCTGGGCTGCGGAAGCAGGCGCAAGAACAGCTTCTATAGATACGCAATTAATGGAAGAATTAAAAACCTATTCTCAGCAACAAGGTTTAGGTTTTTTAGAAGTCGATTAA
- a CDS encoding GUN4 domain-containing protein, giving the protein MANNPQQPGEYDAVLGGQNQLPENAAVLGGILGVKLRLSHPNPLVRIAALGQALNYGEQGLYLVIANLNNDYQQVQKQAYLLLNSLTETRIQQFLIESDAHLRLGGTTDYTRLRDFLAAGEWKQADKETWRVMFAVTKRERYSWLREEDIDNFPCEDLRTIDGLWVKYSNGRFGFSVQKHIFNIFGVTRESNYKIWGEFGEMIGWKRKHLWLFYEHISFDIKAPEGHLPAFVNICYKPRSGGYDYYETAKSVAFISSRLEKCNI; this is encoded by the coding sequence ATGGCAAATAATCCGCAACAACCGGGAGAATACGATGCAGTGCTTGGTGGTCAAAATCAACTGCCAGAGAATGCAGCAGTTTTGGGTGGAATTCTAGGGGTAAAATTACGGTTGAGTCACCCCAACCCCCTGGTGAGAATTGCAGCACTGGGACAAGCTTTGAATTATGGAGAACAGGGTTTATATTTAGTGATTGCAAATTTAAATAATGATTATCAGCAAGTACAGAAACAGGCTTATTTATTATTAAATAGCCTGACTGAAACCAGAATTCAACAGTTTTTAATAGAGTCTGATGCACATTTACGACTAGGAGGGACAACAGACTACACTCGCTTACGCGACTTCCTTGCTGCTGGGGAATGGAAACAAGCAGATAAAGAAACATGGCGAGTGATGTTCGCCGTTACGAAACGGGAAAGATACAGTTGGTTGCGTGAAGAAGATATTGATAACTTCCCTTGTGAAGACCTCCGCACTATTGACGGTTTGTGGGTAAAATATAGTAATGGACGTTTTGGCTTTTCTGTTCAAAAACACATTTTTAATATCTTTGGAGTAACACGAGAGTCCAACTATAAAATTTGGGGAGAATTTGGTGAAATGATAGGATGGAAGAGAAAACACTTGTGGTTGTTTTACGAACATATTAGTTTTGATATAAAAGCACCAGAAGGACACCTTCCTGCTTTTGTTAATATTTGCTATAAACCTCGTTCTGGTGGATATGACTATTACGAGACAGCAAAATCTGTAGCTTTTATTTCGTCGAGACTTGAAAAGTGTAATATATAA